In Aquila chrysaetos chrysaetos chromosome 17, bAquChr1.4, whole genome shotgun sequence, one genomic interval encodes:
- the TTLL1 gene encoding probable tubulin polyglutamylase TTLL1 isoform X2, translated as MAGKVKWVTDIEKSVLINNFEKRGWIQVAENEDWNFYWMSVQTIRNVFSVETGYRLSDDQIVNHFPNHYELTRKDLMVKNIKRYRKELEKEGSPLAEKDENDFVPVTFMLPADYNLFVEEFRKNPSSTWIMKPCGKAQGKGIFLINKLSQIKKWSRDSKTSSFVSQSSKEAYVISLYINNPLLIGGKKFDLRLYVLVSTYRPLRCYMYKLGFCRFCTVKYTPSTSELDNMFVHLTNVAIQKHGDDYNHIHGGKWTVSNLRLYLESTRGKEVTNKLFDEIHWIIVQSLKAVAPVMNNDKHCFECYGYDIIIDDKLKPWLIEVNASPSLTSSTANDRILKYNLINDTLNIAVPNGEIPDCKWNKSPPKEVLGNYEVLYDEEMAQSDGPDRDLRSRSGQSTGVKGNRARDSGKPVLTTWK; from the exons GATGAGCGTACAAAcaatcagaaatgttttcagtgtggAAACTGGTTACCGCCTCTCTGATGACCAAATTGTCAATCATTTCCCAAACCATTATGAACTGACCAGAAAAGATCTGATGGTAAAGAATATCAAGCGATACAGGAAAGAACTTGAGAAAGAAGGAAGTCCTCTtgcagaaaaggatgaaaatg ATTTTGTTCCTGTTACTTTTATGCTTCCTGCCGATTATAATCTCTTTGTtgaagaattcagaaaaaatccCTCCAGCACTTGGATTATGAAACCTTGTGGCAAAGCTcaaggaaaaggaatatttcTAATCAATAAACTctcccaaattaaaaaatggtctCGAGATAGCAAAACATCTTC GTTTGTATCTCAGTCTTCCAAAGAAGCCTATGTGATTTCTCTTTATATCAACAATCCGTTACTTATTGGTGGAAAGAAATTTGATCTTCGTCTGTATGTTTTAGTATCTACATATCGTCCACTGAGATGTTACAT GTATAAACTTGGATTTTGCCGGTTTTGCACAGTAAAATATACACCAAGTACAAGTGAATTGGATAACATGTTTGTCCATCTTACAAATGTTGCCATTCAGAAACATGGG GATGATTACAATCATATCCATGGAGGCAAGTGGACAGTGAGTAACTTACGCCTGTATCTGGAGAGCACCCGTGGAAAGGAAGTcacaaacaaattatttgatgAAATTCACTGGATAATTGTGCAGTCACTGAAGGCTGTTGCG cctgtaATGAATAATGATAAACACTGCTTTGAGTGTTATGGATATGACATTATCATTGATGACAAGCTTAAACCATGGCTAATTGAG gttAATGCTTCCCCTTCTCTTACTTCCAGTACTGCTAATGATCGCATTTTGAAGTATAATCTTATAAATGACACACTTAACATTGCTGTGCCTAATGGGGAAATTCCGGACTGTAAATGGAATAAGTCTCCACCAAAAGAGGTTCTTGGCAATTATGAAGTCTT ATACGATGAAGAGATGGCACAAAGTGATGGGCCTGATCGTGACTTACGAAGTCGTTCTGGACAATCAACGGGAGTAAAAGGAAATCGTGCAAGAGATTCAGGAAAGCCTGTGCTAACCACCTGGAAgtga
- the TTLL1 gene encoding probable tubulin polyglutamylase TTLL1 isoform X1 has protein sequence MAGKVKWVTDIEKSVLINNFEKRGWIQVAENEDWNFYWMSVQTIRNVFSVETGYRLSDDQIVNHFPNHYELTRKDLMVKNIKRYRKELEKEGSPLAEKDENGKYIYLDFVPVTFMLPADYNLFVEEFRKNPSSTWIMKPCGKAQGKGIFLINKLSQIKKWSRDSKTSSFVSQSSKEAYVISLYINNPLLIGGKKFDLRLYVLVSTYRPLRCYMYKLGFCRFCTVKYTPSTSELDNMFVHLTNVAIQKHGDDYNHIHGGKWTVSNLRLYLESTRGKEVTNKLFDEIHWIIVQSLKAVAPVMNNDKHCFECYGYDIIIDDKLKPWLIEVNASPSLTSSTANDRILKYNLINDTLNIAVPNGEIPDCKWNKSPPKEVLGNYEVLYDEEMAQSDGPDRDLRSRSGQSTGVKGNRARDSGKPVLTTWK, from the exons GATGAGCGTACAAAcaatcagaaatgttttcagtgtggAAACTGGTTACCGCCTCTCTGATGACCAAATTGTCAATCATTTCCCAAACCATTATGAACTGACCAGAAAAGATCTGATGGTAAAGAATATCAAGCGATACAGGAAAGAACTTGAGAAAGAAGGAAGTCCTCTtgcagaaaaggatgaaaatggGAAGTATATTTATTTGG ATTTTGTTCCTGTTACTTTTATGCTTCCTGCCGATTATAATCTCTTTGTtgaagaattcagaaaaaatccCTCCAGCACTTGGATTATGAAACCTTGTGGCAAAGCTcaaggaaaaggaatatttcTAATCAATAAACTctcccaaattaaaaaatggtctCGAGATAGCAAAACATCTTC GTTTGTATCTCAGTCTTCCAAAGAAGCCTATGTGATTTCTCTTTATATCAACAATCCGTTACTTATTGGTGGAAAGAAATTTGATCTTCGTCTGTATGTTTTAGTATCTACATATCGTCCACTGAGATGTTACAT GTATAAACTTGGATTTTGCCGGTTTTGCACAGTAAAATATACACCAAGTACAAGTGAATTGGATAACATGTTTGTCCATCTTACAAATGTTGCCATTCAGAAACATGGG GATGATTACAATCATATCCATGGAGGCAAGTGGACAGTGAGTAACTTACGCCTGTATCTGGAGAGCACCCGTGGAAAGGAAGTcacaaacaaattatttgatgAAATTCACTGGATAATTGTGCAGTCACTGAAGGCTGTTGCG cctgtaATGAATAATGATAAACACTGCTTTGAGTGTTATGGATATGACATTATCATTGATGACAAGCTTAAACCATGGCTAATTGAG gttAATGCTTCCCCTTCTCTTACTTCCAGTACTGCTAATGATCGCATTTTGAAGTATAATCTTATAAATGACACACTTAACATTGCTGTGCCTAATGGGGAAATTCCGGACTGTAAATGGAATAAGTCTCCACCAAAAGAGGTTCTTGGCAATTATGAAGTCTT ATACGATGAAGAGATGGCACAAAGTGATGGGCCTGATCGTGACTTACGAAGTCGTTCTGGACAATCAACGGGAGTAAAAGGAAATCGTGCAAGAGATTCAGGAAAGCCTGTGCTAACCACCTGGAAgtga